Within Haematobia irritans isolate KBUSLIRL chromosome 2, ASM5000362v1, whole genome shotgun sequence, the genomic segment AACGACTGTAAACCGGTCTCTGAAAACCCCTACCAGCAGTAGAACTTGCTCTCCCAACCTCTGTTTTATTCATGCTCTACACTATTAACTTGTGAGTTTCGCATAAATGTTGAGATTCTTAGTTGGCTGGTGTAATTTCTAGAATCAGGTCAAGGTTAGTCAGTCGgcacaaaaaatataaacaattctCATTCCATTAAAAAAGTACAACATTGAGAGTGATTGATATTCGTTGGAGATTGGATCGAACATGTCCGTTACGAGGTGTGCGAGCTCTTGAGGAAGTTACTGCAATTGTTTACTCTAGCCTATTAAGttggaaatttgttagtagaaacAGCAGAAGTTtgctaaaacaacaaaatgtctgctgaaaaagggaaagcagtcactgtttgctgaaatagcaaacattgtctgctattttttaagctcgattacacttaaTCAGGTTTtagtttggctgaaacaaataaaaatgtcaactttggGGCTATCGTAACACAattcaaacaatattttatgaatatctatagtatttgcccaaaaatatgaatatttatcaaattgaggCAAACAAAATGTATGCTGATcgcatttaggagcttgtaagtatattacagtgcaaaaatataccacaaactacttttggttcttaattaTTCTTTGGgggaaaatttataacctaaaaattttataatgtgtTGTTCGTTAGACTCTGAAGTAGAAAAATATAATAGCAGACATtgcctgctgtttttagcagactacgTATTCCCTACGCAACTTCAAAAAACTCACTTTTTTCCCTACgcccaaaaaatgttttcctacggcaaaaaataataatattcgaaatttaaattttattttgaaaatcaattttataaatactgAAACTTTCTGATTGTTGCCAAATGCCTCACTAAAACCCTGTAGGCGGTGAGGCGAATATTGTATTGTATAAATTTCGGTTCCTTTATTTCGTAtacttaaatataaaaatatcaacaaagcaACAAAGGTTCAATTCcggttttgttataaaaaacgTCTTGGAATTCGTTCTATTATAATGACTAAGGAACATCGTGATTTAACTTATATTCTCTTCTTTGTTCGGTTACGGTAGAAAATATTCGTTTGGCCCAAATGATAGAGCTAATGAAGAATATTGCGAGAGATCCTAAAACGACTTTCGAGGaattttagaagtttagaagAACTAAACTAGACATctagacattttaaaaatttcgtttccttTAATATTGAAGCATTCTTCTAGATTTCTTCTAGAGCTGTAATgtagaaatttagatttttatttcctttaaagtTAGGAAAAGATTTTAACTGCTCTTCGAGCTcagattgcaaattttttttattgtcaagATAACATATGGTGATAGAACAttgcaattaaatattttttatgaaattgtgtcccagattaaagaaaagttttgtGTATTTATATTGAATTACTAAAcgaatgtattaaaattttagtaaattctggaaaagaaaaaatgccctgcatttctaataaaaataaaactccgtCTGTTTTTCCCTATGTTTGTAGTTTTAGTTATAAGTCCCTATAAAAAGGATTTTTCCTACATCTGAAATCATTGGTTCCGACTCCCACGTGAGAATACTTTCGTAATTTGGATAGAAAGGCTAAGCTGgttgtttttgcaattttttatttgtagacaGCTGTACATTtggccacacagaaaaaatgtccgTGTACATTTTTTTGGTCTGCGAAGGTGCAAAGTGTAGTCCAGAACACCTCATAACTGTGACACCTCACGAAAGCGATACATGTATGTACCAGAACATGCACGATTAAGTTATGGAAACCAAAATGCTAGATACCAATGTACACAAGCCTAACTATACTCAAGTATCATTGCGGGCTAATTCAAACTTCcatagcctttagtatagatctgggggTATGATTCATTTTGCGTGGAAATTTCTTTTCATCTTTTTCCACCCCGCTCCCACCACTCTTGGTCTAAATCATttcttatttttgaaaaaaaaaactattgtcatataaataattaaaaactacAGAAAAACAAGGTGAATATTTTTATGCTTATTTAATTTATCATTGGGTGtaagtttttttattgattaaaataataaataaatatatttgttttactaCAACGACTATTATGTGGTGTTAAttaaaactaaagaaaaataaataagaaacgtagtagatattagaggtgtgcatgtgGGTGAAATTTGACTCACGAGGCAATAAAGGCAAACTCACAACTCACGACAATTCCCGTTAATCGTGAATCGCTAACATTTGCATACCATAAATGAATAACGTGTCACGGTAATTTTGAGTCACGCACACATCCCgacattagaaatttttatgtgtttttgtgattttaagTTTTACATTTGTTTTGTATGATTAAGACATAAAATAATAGGATTAATGAGATAATGAGACCTGATCTCTGAGGATGAAATAATGCTTTAAGCTTCCGAAGCGTTTCTAATACGAGTTAATTTTAGTTATTAATCAATTtcgtgttgtttttttgtttttccttcTTCGTGTGTAatgataaaaatcaaattaacaaTATGTATACACTATAATTATATACTGaagacatatacatatatgtatctatatgtatgtatataaaaatacataatCGCGCTCTGATctttctctatatatatatatcgctctGCCTACATCTCTGTACATAATTATTAATTTAGGCTGTCTGACATTGGACCCGTTCGAAATGAGGACCACcttcctcatcatcatcatccataCCACCATGAGCACCTCGTTCATCACTTTCACTCCTTGGTAAGAATTCTACTAATTGGACTTCCTCAGCTTCGGGTGGCATCGTAAATGGCTCTCTAGGTGGTAATAGAGTTTCGAGTGTGGCCAATTGCTCTGGGGTGGCAAAATCGTTTTCAGGaaactgaatgacaaattgAACAATCAAATCACCACGATCAAAGGGATTATTTCTCAAAGGCATTCCCTCAGTGGGTACCATTTTAAATTCTCCATGACGTATCACTTCACCGGGTTTTGTGGAAATACAAATGTTGCGACCATCCAAATGTTTAAAACAATGAACAAATCCACACAAAGCCTGTGTTATGTTTATGCTGATATTACGCATGAGAAGATCATTGTTTCTACGCTCAAAGACTGGATGTTCGGCTTGCACAAGGACTACAACCATATCACCACGATTACCTTGTAGCCCTTGATTTCCTTCGGAGATAAATGGTATCTTAAGCATGTTGGGTGCTCCTCTTTCAACTACAACTTCATGTTTTACATTTTCTTCGACTAGACCTTTTCCTTGACATGAGGTACAACGTTGATCTTCCGGAATAATATTGCCATGGCCTTGACAGGCAGCGCAAATctgaaaagaaatttcgtgcTTTAATGCTATCCAATATTTAATCAAGATTCTCATGAAAGGTTTCACCCTCTATTTTCTTTCGTCCACTCaaatttcttgtatttgtctCATCTTTTTTGAGctgaagaaacaaaatcggacgactggtctatatggggactagatCAAAATATAGACGCATATTGATAGTATGGATTCAAAATAACACGAGATATGACTTCTTAAGAAGCACATCGATCTACAGTGAAGCCTCTCAAACtttgacactctgaaaaccgaacATCTCCCAAATATGGGGAGGTTTACTATAGTAACacgttaaaattaacctctcaaaaCTGGACACCtcgcaaatgttgacaaaatttcagaggtttcactgcataTGGACgccatattaaaaattaataaatttaaaatatatttggcACGTTGGATTCTAGCCCATCATAGTTTGTTTATATGTCTATGTTTCTATTGTTTCTTACCGTTTCTACAGCTGTTAAACCCATAAATGCATAGCTAGCTTTTCTACCCATGCCCTTACAGTGAGTACATTTCTCCTGAGCTTCTTTAGGACCACCTTCTCCATGACACTGCGAACAGTATGAAGTACGTTTGTATTCAACAGTTTTCGAAACATTTCCATTGTAGATTTCTTCCAAAGTGACCTCAAGTTTTATTACAATTTGCGCTGCTTTCCCTCTGGCGTCACGACCATGACCACCTCCCATGCTGGTGAAAGGAAACCAATGCGAAAAGAATTCGCTGTCGTCTCCTCCTCCTTCTTGAAGGCCCTTAATTCCATATCGATCATAAATTTTACGTTTTTCCGGATCCGAAAGTACTTCATAGGCAAAagatatttccttaaatttatctCCGGCATCTGGGTTCTTATCTGGGTGAAATTCTTTTGCCAATTTTCGATagttctaaaaaaatcaaaaaataatgtgtaataattttccaaaaaaaaaaaataagatctATAATTGAATGAGACGGAGAGGAAAAATGTGTTTGTCAAATTGACTGTAAGATTTGATTACCGATCTTTCTTCATCATCTTCCACATTCCTCATTACCATCCTCTATTCGCACATAAGGAAGTATCGTTTAGATTAGTCTTTAACAATTTGTACAAACACTTCATTTTTCCTTTACGAGAGACAATATATGAGCTTAAATATGGTGATTGTTTTTCTTTCGCAGCTGATAGTGACAAAATTGGTTTCAGATACATTTTCAGTTGAATTGCATTATTTTGCACATCTAAAGTCATTTACCTGTTTTATTTCGGAATCCGATGCATCCTTGGAAACACcaataatttcatataaatctaGATTATCCATTGTTGCCGGCAATTCCTAATACACTTCAAGatcctttaaaattttataattatggattctTTTTGCCGTTCCTGTTCTTAACCAACATACAATGACAACCATAAAGTAACAATAAAATGATAACATTTCCTACATCAGGCCTGTTCGTATACTCAAACGATTATCatttcaaaaaagaaaatgcTATATGCGCCGTCCACacaataagtttatccggatgaCAGTGTTCAAATCGAACATATCCCAGATATTGGCCACATCATAAGTTATGCTGGAAGACATAATCGATATTGCAgcttgtttatgggatcgataataaATTTATCTATATTTTACTTACGTCCGACAATTCTTAGCCCTCGGCAACACTGTAAAATTATTAtgtccggaaaaacttataatctggactgcgcataaaacattaatttaaatgaaattttagtcgCATAAATGTTATACATcgacgaatttataaatttacctAATAAAACagatcaatataaagcagataaattaactcaattgatgcgcagtttcgtgttcctctagatttcggcaagactttgcaggcatatgtttgttttcatttctgattaattcaggaaaagtaatcgcgaaaatagtactcaccttaatgcGTCGGCCAGACTAGAAGTTTTTCTGCGTTTATAAAGAATCTTATGCGCCT encodes:
- the DnaJ-H gene encoding dnaJ homolog, with translation MDNLDLYEIIGVSKDASDSEIKQNYRKLAKEFHPDKNPDAGDKFKEISFAYEVLSDPEKRKIYDRYGIKGLQEGGGDDSEFFSHWFPFTSMGGGHGRDARGKAAQIVIKLEVTLEEIYNGNVSKTVEYKRTSYCSQCHGEGGPKEAQEKCTHCKGMGRKASYAFMGLTAVETICAACQGHGNIIPEDQRCTSCQGKGLVEENVKHEVVVERGAPNMLKIPFISEGNQGLQGNRGDMVVVLVQAEHPVFERRNNDLLMRNISINITQALCGFVHCFKHLDGRNICISTKPGEVIRHGEFKMVPTEGMPLRNNPFDRGDLIVQFVIQFPENDFATPEQLATLETLLPPREPFTMPPEAEEVQLVEFLPRSESDERGAHGGMDDDDEEGGPHFERVQCQTA